From Halotia branconii CENA392, the proteins below share one genomic window:
- a CDS encoding glycosyltransferase — MEGDNLSVGIVVTNMNEDTGGIVPAIAGFANVLVKQEIHCHLFTLDDPELGSQVSIQDVKLHSFPTNFLGRRFGGFHPNAEKAIWQLASTELNLIHNYGMWMFPNIYARKSAVGNHIPLIISPEGMLEPWSLKNAFLKKKLAWLLYERQNLNSASLFHATSIAELKSIRSLGFTQPIAVIPHGVDLPDLKKLPSKEVLTEVYPELSDKKWLLFLSRLHPKKGLDNLLCVWHKLAFEFLDWHLIIAGPDLINYQSQLEPMIKDFGLEKRVTFTGMLSGEKKAAAFANADLFVLPTHSENFGNVVPESLAYGVPVITTQGTPWQDLSTYECGWWIENNQQALAKALNEGMQMSSQVLKAMGQKGRYLVEQKYSWEPVGRDMATVYRWLINGGEAPSCVQL; from the coding sequence ATGGAAGGTGATAATCTCTCTGTTGGCATTGTTGTTACCAACATGAATGAGGATACAGGTGGTATAGTTCCTGCAATTGCAGGATTCGCTAATGTCCTTGTGAAACAGGAGATACACTGCCACTTATTTACTCTTGATGATCCAGAACTCGGTAGTCAAGTTTCCATCCAAGATGTTAAATTACATAGCTTTCCAACAAACTTTTTGGGAAGACGCTTTGGAGGATTTCACCCGAATGCAGAAAAAGCTATTTGGCAATTAGCATCAACAGAATTAAATTTAATTCATAATTATGGTATGTGGATGTTTCCTAATATTTATGCTCGTAAATCGGCAGTAGGTAATCACATTCCATTAATTATTTCACCTGAAGGGATGCTTGAGCCTTGGTCTCTTAAAAATGCTTTTTTGAAAAAAAAATTAGCTTGGCTTTTATATGAAAGGCAAAATTTAAATAGTGCTAGTCTTTTCCATGCAACTTCTATTGCAGAACTTAAATCTATTCGCAGTCTTGGGTTTACACAACCCATTGCTGTAATTCCTCACGGTGTAGATTTACCTGACCTGAAAAAACTACCTAGTAAAGAAGTTTTAACGGAAGTTTATCCTGAACTTTCAGATAAAAAATGGCTGCTATTTTTATCCAGACTTCACCCTAAAAAAGGGTTAGATAATTTACTTTGTGTTTGGCATAAATTGGCTTTTGAGTTTCTTGACTGGCATCTCATTATTGCTGGGCCTGACTTGATTAATTACCAGTCACAATTAGAGCCTATGATCAAAGACTTTGGTTTAGAAAAACGGGTGACTTTTACTGGTATGCTTTCTGGGGAAAAAAAAGCAGCCGCTTTCGCTAATGCTGATTTATTTGTTTTACCCACTCATTCAGAAAACTTTGGTAATGTTGTGCCAGAGTCTTTGGCATACGGAGTTCCAGTCATTACCACCCAAGGTACCCCTTGGCAGGATTTAAGTACTTATGAGTGTGGTTGGTGGATAGAAAATAACCAACAGGCATTGGCTAAAGCCCTCAATGAAGGAATGCAAATGTCATCTCAAGTACTTAAGGCTATGGGACAGAAAGGACGATATTTAGTAGAACAAAAATATTCTTGGGAGCCTGTTGGCCGTGATATGGCAACTGTTTACCGTTGGTTGATCAATGGTGGTGAAGCACCAAGTTGTGTTCAACTTTAG
- a CDS encoding branched-chain amino acid ABC transporter permease, whose translation MAEFLSTYGSLIVSMVLGALLGLSLYLPLMTGQLSLASPGFYALGGYIAAILSTKIFTSSSGLYPIPLLLLEMLIAGIISGLLGVAVGIPALRLRGIYLAIATIAFVEILRVLSLNLEITGGAVGIFGIPQPFATQIEYLWIALPLLLVSMVVFYRLERIRVGRAFTAIREDELAAGAMGINPTYYKVLAFTLGAILAGIVGAISAHFLNTWNARQGTFDASIIYLTFVLIGGSRTFLGSVVGGMLFTALPEVLRGLADTGGLPDWLAQFLRDGRLIIFGLLIVVGTIFFPQGLVTPDIFKIGKLRNK comes from the coding sequence ATGGCTGAATTTTTATCTACTTACGGTTCACTGATTGTCTCAATGGTATTGGGGGCGCTGCTGGGACTATCACTTTATTTACCTCTGATGACTGGGCAATTGTCCTTAGCAAGTCCTGGGTTTTATGCTTTAGGTGGATATATTGCAGCAATTTTATCTACAAAAATTTTTACATCTAGTAGTGGTTTATATCCCATTCCATTATTGTTATTGGAGATGTTAATTGCTGGGATAATTTCAGGTTTATTGGGCGTAGCAGTAGGCATTCCGGCCTTACGATTGCGAGGAATTTATTTAGCGATCGCGACTATTGCGTTTGTAGAAATCCTGCGAGTTTTGTCCTTAAATTTAGAAATTACGGGCGGTGCTGTAGGAATTTTCGGTATTCCTCAACCCTTCGCAACTCAAATTGAATATTTATGGATTGCTCTACCATTACTATTAGTAAGTATGGTAGTTTTTTATCGTTTGGAACGTATTCGCGTAGGCAGAGCGTTTACAGCTATCCGTGAAGATGAATTAGCAGCAGGGGCAATGGGCATTAACCCCACCTACTACAAAGTTTTAGCATTTACTCTAGGAGCAATTCTTGCAGGGATTGTAGGTGCTATTAGCGCCCATTTTCTTAATACCTGGAATGCTCGTCAAGGTACTTTTGATGCCAGTATTATCTATTTAACTTTTGTGTTAATTGGTGGTTCAAGAACTTTTTTAGGTTCTGTAGTCGGTGGTATGCTATTTACAGCCTTACCTGAAGTTTTGCGAGGACTAGCTGACACAGGTGGTTTGCCCGATTGGTTAGCGCAATTTTTGCGGGATGGGAGATTAATTATTTTTGGCTTGTTGATTGTAGTGGGAACAATCTTCTTTCCTCAAGGTTTAGTAACTCCAGATATTTTTAAAATAGGTAAACTTAGAAACAAGTAA
- a CDS encoding aldo/keto reductase, which yields MQKRTLGKSDVQITPILMGTWQAGKKMWKGIEDADSIKTIRAAFEAGITTIDTAEVYGEGHSEQIVAEALSDVRDRVEYATKVFSNHLKYDQVITACDRSLKNLKTDYIDLYQIHWPSGAFNSETVPIEETMKALTFLKEQGKIRAIGVSNFSKTQLAEASKYGRIDSLQPPYSLFWRKIETDAMPYCIENNISILAYSSLAQGLLTGKFAADQRFDPEDNRAKNKLFQGENFKHAQQALEKLRPIADRHNSTLAQLALAWLIAQPQSNAIAGARYPKQATDNALAAELKLSADEIAEIDAIGRIVTDHLDDNPVMWNW from the coding sequence ATGCAAAAGCGGACACTAGGGAAATCGGACGTACAAATTACACCTATCTTGATGGGGACTTGGCAAGCCGGTAAAAAGATGTGGAAGGGAATTGAGGATGCTGACTCTATTAAAACTATTCGAGCAGCATTTGAAGCGGGTATCACAACCATTGACACCGCTGAGGTCTATGGTGAAGGACACTCTGAGCAAATTGTAGCCGAAGCTTTATCTGATGTTCGCGATCGCGTGGAATATGCTACGAAAGTTTTCTCCAACCATCTCAAGTATGACCAAGTGATTACAGCTTGCGATCGCTCTTTGAAAAACCTCAAAACCGACTATATCGATCTTTACCAAATTCATTGGCCTTCTGGGGCTTTCAATAGTGAAACAGTTCCCATTGAGGAGACTATGAAAGCTCTGACTTTCTTAAAAGAACAAGGAAAAATTCGAGCGATTGGTGTTTCTAACTTTTCTAAGACTCAATTGGCAGAAGCCTCCAAGTATGGACGTATTGATAGTTTACAACCGCCTTATTCTCTGTTTTGGCGAAAAATAGAAACAGATGCGATGCCTTATTGTATTGAGAACAATATTTCTATCTTGGCTTATTCATCTTTAGCACAAGGATTGCTGACTGGTAAATTTGCTGCCGACCAGAGATTTGATCCAGAAGATAACCGGGCTAAAAATAAATTGTTTCAAGGCGAAAACTTTAAACACGCTCAACAAGCCTTAGAAAAATTACGTCCAATCGCTGACCGACATAATTCTACATTGGCTCAGTTGGCATTAGCTTGGTTAATTGCTCAACCCCAAAGTAATGCGATCGCTGGGGCGCGTTATCCTAAGCAAGCAACAGATAATGCCCTAGCAGCCGAACTAAAACTTTCTGCCGATGAAATTGCCGAAATAGATGCGATCGGACGCATTGTCACCGATCATCTTGATGACAACCCAGTTATGTGGAACTGGTAA
- a CDS encoding WcaF family extracellular polysaccharide biosynthesis acetyltransferase translates to MRLDSYTLGTYTPGAPYWKQLVWYFVGSPLVESYWLPISSLKVWVLCCFGAQIGQGVRIKPGVRVKFPWRLIVGDYVWIGEDAWIDNLAAVTIESHVCLSQGVYLCTGNHDWNHPDFQLIPAPIHIQESSWIAAKSVIGPGVTIGKGAVLTLGGVTGRSLEPMIIYAGNPAQPIKERKL, encoded by the coding sequence ATGCGTTTAGATAGCTACACTTTAGGTACTTATACCCCAGGCGCACCATATTGGAAGCAACTTGTTTGGTATTTTGTAGGTTCGCCCTTGGTTGAGAGTTACTGGCTGCCGATATCAAGCTTAAAAGTTTGGGTACTTTGTTGCTTTGGAGCGCAAATTGGTCAAGGTGTTCGTATCAAGCCAGGGGTAAGAGTGAAGTTTCCTTGGCGATTAATTGTAGGCGATTATGTTTGGATTGGTGAAGATGCCTGGATCGATAACTTGGCTGCTGTCACCATAGAAAGTCATGTGTGCCTATCTCAAGGTGTCTATCTCTGCACTGGCAATCATGACTGGAATCATCCTGATTTTCAACTAATTCCTGCCCCGATTCATATTCAGGAGAGTAGTTGGATTGCAGCTAAGTCAGTAATCGGGCCAGGAGTCACTATTGGTAAGGGTGCAGTACTGACTTTAGGTGGAGTTACCGGACGCTCCTTGGAGCCGATGATCATTTATGCAGGTAATCCAGCCCAGCCTATAAAAGAACGAAAACTATAA
- a CDS encoding ABC transporter ATP-binding protein, protein MSYSSVNSSNIALEVKSLTRRFGGLVAVNNVSFTVNKHEIFGLIGPNGAGKTTLFNLITALIPASSGELHYQGSAISQLRPHQIAGLGIARTFQNIRLFGELSALENVIIARHLHTKSNMITGVLGLPPAPREEYKSRQKALELLDLVGLSDRAAEKAKNFAYGDQRRIEIARALALKPQVLLLDEPAAGMNPSEKQYLSKFIRNLRDRFNLTIILIEHHVPLVMGLCDRIAVLDFGQLIALGEPSVVRNDPAVIEAYLGNE, encoded by the coding sequence ATGTCATATAGTTCAGTAAATAGCAGCAACATAGCCTTAGAAGTAAAATCTCTGACTCGCCGCTTCGGAGGTTTGGTAGCGGTGAATAATGTATCTTTTACAGTTAATAAACATGAGATTTTTGGCTTGATTGGCCCTAATGGTGCTGGGAAAACAACATTATTTAATTTGATTACAGCTTTAATACCAGCTTCTAGTGGAGAATTACATTATCAAGGTTCAGCAATTTCTCAATTGCGTCCTCATCAAATTGCAGGATTGGGTATTGCTCGGACATTTCAAAATATCCGTTTGTTTGGGGAATTATCAGCATTAGAAAATGTGATTATTGCTCGGCATTTACACACCAAAAGCAACATGATTACAGGAGTTTTGGGATTACCACCTGCGCCTAGAGAAGAATATAAAAGCAGACAAAAAGCTTTAGAATTATTAGATTTAGTCGGTTTAAGCGATCGCGCCGCCGAAAAAGCCAAAAACTTCGCCTACGGTGATCAACGTCGCATAGAAATTGCCCGCGCCTTAGCCCTAAAACCGCAAGTCTTACTTCTCGATGAACCCGCTGCTGGGATGAATCCCAGCGAAAAGCAATATCTGAGTAAATTTATCCGCAATCTTCGCGATCGCTTCAACTTGACAATTATCTTAATTGAACATCATGTTCCTTTAGTCATGGGCTTGTGCGATCGCATTGCTGTTTTAGACTTTGGACAATTAATTGCTTTGGGTGAACCGTCTGTAGTAAGAAACGATCCAGCTGTGATTGAAGCTTACTTGGGAAATGAGTAA
- a CDS encoding type II toxin-antitoxin system VapC family toxin: MPKAIYNRKTVEAEFYKSFFSAVTYWSNDIEKVVQDAYNIACQYGLAAMDALHVATALSVGAEEFMTIEKKRKPMFRVSSIKVISIFDY; encoded by the coding sequence ATGCCTAAAGCAATTTATAATCGAAAAACAGTAGAAGCTGAATTTTACAAATCATTCTTTAGTGCTGTCACTTACTGGTCTAACGATATAGAAAAAGTAGTACAAGACGCTTATAACATCGCTTGTCAGTATGGTTTAGCAGCTATGGATGCGCTTCATGTAGCTACGGCGTTGTCAGTTGGTGCAGAGGAATTTATGACAATTGAGAAAAAAAGAAAGCCTATGTTTAGGGTGTCTAGTATTAAAGTAATTTCTATTTTTGATTACTAA
- a CDS encoding DUF1802 family protein, protein MPMKLTTTLHALKEWAVAIDALEKGKTIMLLRKGGIRETKGRFQVAHEQIVLYPTYEHQQTGLLKSEYANLVSPVTPGWHPEKVPISSWAEITDILPINDESAVNALLPFHIWNEHFISDRLKWKPHQPLYILLLRTYKLPQEQEIFYSHEYGGCKSWIDLAQPIQLQDAKPVLSDLQYTQQVKEIRSILSSLCF, encoded by the coding sequence ATGCCAATGAAATTGACTACGACTTTACATGCACTCAAAGAATGGGCAGTAGCCATAGATGCCCTAGAAAAAGGTAAAACTATTATGCTGCTTCGTAAAGGTGGTATCCGTGAAACAAAGGGACGTTTCCAAGTTGCCCATGAGCAGATTGTGCTTTATCCGACTTACGAACACCAACAAACTGGCTTGCTTAAATCTGAATATGCCAATCTTGTATCTCCAGTCACTCCTGGCTGGCATCCAGAAAAGGTTCCCATCAGCAGTTGGGCTGAAATTACCGATATTTTGCCGATTAATGACGAATCAGCTGTCAATGCTTTACTTCCTTTTCATATTTGGAACGAGCATTTTATTAGCGATCGCCTCAAGTGGAAACCACATCAGCCTTTATATATACTCCTCCTGCGGACTTATAAATTACCCCAAGAGCAGGAAATTTTTTATAGTCATGAATACGGTGGTTGCAAATCATGGATTGATTTAGCCCAACCGATTCAGCTACAAGACGCAAAACCTGTTTTATCTGACTTGCAATACACTCAACAAGTAAAGGAAATTCGCAGCATTTTAAGCTCATTATGTTTTTAG
- a CDS encoding glycosyltransferase family 2 protein: protein MLEKITPLILTYNERNNIDRTLQRLTWAKTIIVVDSYSNDETLEILHSYPQVQIFQRKFDTHAAQWNYGLEQVKSEWVISLDADYILTDQLITEIQALPVNNQINGYFARFKYCVFGKPLRGTILPPRQVLFRKKQAIYIDDGHTQLLQLTGESLILSGYIHHDDRKPLSRWLWAQDRYMIIEVKKLLETPVNELSVGDRIRKQKLFAPFIILFYCLILKGGVLDGWAGYYYAFQRMLAETLLSIRLIEYEKLCQNQTNQN, encoded by the coding sequence ATGCTGGAAAAAATTACTCCTCTTATCCTTACATACAACGAAAGAAACAATATTGATCGCACTCTCCAACGTTTAACTTGGGCTAAAACGATTATAGTTGTTGATAGCTACAGTAATGATGAGACTCTAGAAATTTTGCATTCTTACCCACAGGTACAAATTTTTCAACGCAAATTTGATACCCATGCGGCGCAGTGGAACTATGGTTTGGAACAAGTTAAATCCGAGTGGGTAATTTCTTTAGATGCAGATTACATTCTTACAGATCAATTAATTACTGAGATTCAAGCTTTACCTGTAAATAACCAGATAAATGGCTATTTTGCTAGATTTAAATACTGCGTTTTTGGCAAACCACTAAGAGGTACAATACTTCCTCCAAGACAAGTTCTTTTTCGCAAAAAACAAGCAATTTACATAGATGATGGACACACTCAGCTTTTGCAACTCACTGGTGAATCACTAATACTTTCTGGCTATATTCATCATGACGATCGCAAACCCTTGAGTCGTTGGTTATGGGCGCAAGATCGCTATATGATAATTGAAGTGAAAAAATTACTGGAAACTCCAGTTAATGAACTAAGTGTAGGCGATCGCATTCGTAAACAAAAACTTTTTGCTCCTTTTATTATTTTATTTTATTGTTTAATTTTGAAAGGAGGAGTTTTAGATGGATGGGCTGGATATTACTATGCTTTCCAGCGTATGCTAGCCGAAACATTGTTATCAATTCGCTTGATTGAATATGAAAAACTTTGTCAAAATCAGACTAACCAAAATTGA
- a CDS encoding SGNH/GDSL hydrolase family protein, translated as MQKRLSKFRKYKILILIITALLAIEVTLRLLFGLGNPVLSQADTYTGYRFQPNQNLVRFGKRIQYNEYSQRSESINLKKTKGTLRILMVGDSVLNGGNPIDQKKIITEQLEAKLKASGQPTEILNASAGSWGIGNHFGYLKEFGIFDSDAVILQIGTHDLTQPTSTSERVGHDPNYPVHSLSAIQEALTRYVLPRLLGNVNLNPFSNQEIPQIYPAQENQQFHKNMEFFKAAVKLVREQKRPVYVLFTPNRYDLIPKPTTPPYKPEFMKVLKSLQVPLFDTYEAWSKLPTNVVETYFRDEVHLTEMGYEVAANLIFQQLCIQQKFQGCSLALPIPTR; from the coding sequence ATGCAGAAAAGATTATCTAAATTTCGTAAATATAAAATACTAATATTAATCATTACTGCTTTGTTAGCTATTGAAGTTACCTTAAGACTTTTATTTGGTCTGGGTAATCCTGTTTTAAGCCAAGCTGATACTTACACAGGCTACCGTTTTCAACCAAACCAAAATTTAGTACGCTTTGGCAAACGCATACAATATAACGAGTATTCTCAGCGTTCTGAATCTATAAACCTCAAAAAAACAAAAGGAACACTCAGAATTTTAATGGTTGGAGATTCTGTTCTCAACGGTGGTAATCCTATTGACCAAAAAAAAATAATTACTGAACAATTAGAAGCGAAACTTAAAGCTTCAGGACAGCCTACAGAAATATTGAATGCTTCTGCGGGTTCATGGGGAATTGGTAATCACTTTGGTTATTTAAAAGAATTTGGCATTTTTGATAGCGATGCTGTAATTTTACAAATTGGTACACACGACCTAACTCAACCTACCAGCACAAGCGAACGTGTTGGACACGATCCTAACTACCCAGTTCATTCTTTGTCAGCAATTCAAGAGGCTTTAACTCGCTATGTATTACCTCGATTGCTGGGAAACGTTAACTTAAATCCATTTTCTAATCAGGAAATTCCTCAAATTTATCCTGCACAAGAGAATCAACAGTTTCATAAAAATATGGAATTTTTTAAAGCAGCAGTCAAGTTAGTGCGGGAGCAAAAAAGACCAGTTTATGTTCTTTTTACACCTAACCGTTATGACTTAATTCCTAAACCAACAACTCCACCTTACAAACCAGAGTTTATGAAAGTCCTTAAGTCTTTACAAGTACCACTATTTGATACTTACGAGGCTTGGTCGAAACTTCCTACTAATGTTGTTGAAACTTACTTTCGAGATGAAGTTCATTTAACTGAAATGGGTTATGAGGTAGCAGCAAATTTAATTTTTCAGCAGCTTTGCATACAACAAAAGTTTCAAGGTTGTTCTCTAGCTTTACCTATACCTACTCGTTGA
- a CDS encoding YdcF family protein produces the protein MRGWVKLSKRQLTKYLILAPVIFILTTLVLIPVRLAIASYQAPQPQAIFMLGGTTLGEREEFTAEFAHWYPSLEIWISSGIPSHKIRKIFKDAGILDSRLHLDYRAVDTVTNFTTLIPDFRQRKIQHLYLITSDFHMPRAKAIATLVLGSQGITFTPLSVASDQSKESTMHITRDVARSILWIFTGYTGASLRPAI, from the coding sequence ATGAGAGGATGGGTAAAATTATCCAAACGTCAACTAACAAAATATTTGATTTTGGCTCCAGTAATTTTTATCCTGACAACACTGGTTCTGATTCCTGTACGTTTAGCGATCGCCTCTTACCAAGCACCACAACCCCAAGCTATTTTCATGCTCGGTGGCACTACATTAGGAGAGCGAGAAGAATTTACTGCTGAATTTGCTCATTGGTATCCATCCCTAGAAATTTGGATTTCTTCTGGTATTCCTTCTCATAAAATACGCAAGATTTTTAAAGATGCAGGTATTTTAGATAGCCGTCTTCACTTGGACTATCGTGCTGTTGATACAGTTACTAACTTCACTACCCTAATTCCAGATTTTAGACAACGCAAAATACAGCATTTATACCTGATTACTTCCGATTTTCACATGCCCAGAGCTAAAGCGATCGCTACTCTTGTTTTAGGTAGTCAAGGTATTACCTTTACTCCACTTTCTGTAGCTTCAGATCAATCCAAAGAATCCACCATGCATATAACTCGTGATGTTGCTCGCTCTATTCTGTGGATTTTTACAGGTTATACAGGTGCTAGTCTCAGACCTGCTATATAA
- a CDS encoding glycosyltransferase, translating into MNNDDKTINLWFPNLFDFKGGIQVYLLDVLKVIVENLPEFKIQVYNKLDQGKKIENFCSYNNILFHFHGNVPNVLRTLIFTLSLLTSSLKKRPTLIVCGHINFAPVAYWVYRLTGTPYWIVVHGTDAWGIKDQIKQKALKTASKVISVSNYTRDRLLKEQKLDPNQISLLPVTFDASRFEIAPKPKLLLERYGLTLDQPTILTVARLSRSDGYKGYDQVIKALPQIRQQIPNVHYLIVGKGDDRPRIEQLIQSLNLQDYVTLAGFIPDHELVAHYNLCDVFAMPSKGEGFGIVYLEALACGKPTLGGNQDGAIDALCHGQLGALIDPDNIDVLAQTLIQILQGTYPNQIIYQPELLRQKVINIFGFAQFQQTLIELLKQQLTLTESLK; encoded by the coding sequence ATGAATAATGACGATAAAACTATTAATCTTTGGTTTCCAAATTTGTTTGATTTTAAAGGAGGTATACAGGTTTACTTATTGGACGTATTGAAAGTAATAGTCGAAAATTTACCTGAGTTTAAAATTCAAGTTTATAATAAACTTGATCAAGGTAAAAAAATTGAAAATTTTTGTTCATATAATAATATTCTATTTCATTTTCATGGAAATGTTCCTAATGTCTTACGAACATTAATTTTTACATTAAGTTTACTAACAAGTTCACTAAAAAAACGCCCAACACTGATTGTATGTGGCCACATCAACTTTGCTCCTGTCGCTTATTGGGTTTACCGCTTAACAGGAACTCCCTATTGGATAGTAGTTCATGGCACTGATGCTTGGGGTATTAAAGATCAAATCAAACAAAAAGCCTTAAAAACTGCTTCAAAAGTAATTTCAGTCAGCAATTATACACGCGATCGCCTCCTTAAAGAACAAAAGCTTGATCCAAATCAGATATCTTTGTTGCCTGTAACTTTTGACGCTAGTCGATTTGAGATTGCTCCTAAACCAAAACTATTACTAGAACGATACGGTTTAACTTTAGATCAGCCGACAATTTTAACTGTAGCTCGACTATCTCGTAGCGATGGCTACAAAGGCTATGACCAAGTAATTAAAGCATTACCACAAATTAGACAGCAAATTCCCAATGTTCACTATCTTATTGTTGGCAAAGGCGATGATCGTCCGCGGATTGAGCAATTAATACAAAGTTTGAATTTACAAGATTATGTAACTCTTGCCGGATTCATTCCAGATCACGAACTCGTTGCTCACTATAACTTATGTGATGTTTTTGCGATGCCTAGCAAAGGTGAAGGATTTGGCATTGTTTATCTAGAAGCTCTAGCTTGTGGCAAGCCAACGTTGGGAGGAAACCAAGATGGAGCGATTGATGCACTGTGTCACGGTCAACTGGGAGCATTAATCGACCCAGACAATATCGATGTACTTGCTCAAACCCTTATTCAAATTTTACAAGGTACTTATCCTAACCAAATCATTTATCAGCCCGAATTACTGCGTCAAAAAGTCATTAATATTTTTGGCTTTGCTCAGTTTCAACAGACTCTCATTGAACTTTTAAAGCAACAATTAACGTTAACTGAATCGCTAAAATAA
- the ggt gene encoding gamma-glutamyltransferase: MVIVAKFRQVAIAVFSLNIILGSQVASAVLTLPLRSKKAMVVSANPLASEAGIWMLRKGGNAVDAAVATTFAISVVEPFSAGIGGGGFLLMHSGKTGEIKALDFRERAPLKATRNMYLDAQGKVRPNASLNGYLAVATPGTVAGMYEVHRRYGKLPWQEVIKPAIALAKYGFIISPQVSWRSLPQYENRKQVILNNPAAKAIFTRNGEFYQPGERLVQRDLATTLEIIAQNPQSFYTGKIAQAIAADMAKNGGLITLADLKAYKSIWRTPVCGNFRQAKICSMPPPSSGGVHLLQMLNIIGDTDLKSLGWHHPDSLHLMVEAMKIAYADRSQYLGDPDFVKVPVQQLISPAYAKKRRQEINMQKAQPATEVKPIDLKTLQNFSQADTQKRNTRRHESTETSHLNVVDEERNAVSLTFTVNFGFGSGVVTPGTGILLNDEMDDFAAAPGVPNVFGLVGNEANAIAPRKTPLSSMTPTIITENGRLRMVVGTPGGSTIITQVLQIILNVLAYNMDVGSAVSVPRIHHQWLPDNLLVEPWGLDALTLQDLRRRGHKIQEAEPWGNANAIAVTADGTLEGAADPRGDGSPRGF; encoded by the coding sequence ATGGTTATTGTTGCTAAATTTCGACAGGTTGCGATCGCTGTTTTTTCCTTAAATATTATTCTTGGTAGCCAAGTTGCATCAGCCGTCTTGACTTTACCTCTACGCAGCAAAAAGGCGATGGTGGTTTCAGCAAATCCCTTGGCGAGTGAGGCGGGAATTTGGATGTTACGCAAGGGTGGTAATGCAGTTGATGCAGCTGTGGCCACAACCTTTGCTATTTCTGTAGTTGAGCCTTTTTCGGCGGGTATTGGTGGCGGTGGATTTTTATTGATGCATTCTGGGAAAACTGGGGAAATCAAAGCGCTAGATTTTCGGGAACGCGCACCACTCAAAGCTACCAGAAATATGTATTTAGATGCCCAAGGTAAGGTGCGTCCCAATGCAAGTTTAAATGGATATTTGGCAGTGGCGACACCGGGAACGGTGGCAGGAATGTATGAAGTTCATCGTCGTTATGGTAAGCTGCCTTGGCAAGAAGTAATCAAACCTGCGATCGCTTTGGCTAAATATGGTTTTATTATTAGTCCTCAAGTGAGTTGGCGATCGCTTCCCCAGTACGAAAACCGTAAACAAGTAATTCTCAACAATCCGGCGGCAAAGGCGATTTTTACTCGTAATGGTGAATTTTATCAACCAGGAGAAAGGCTTGTACAGCGTGATTTGGCAACAACTTTAGAAATAATTGCTCAAAATCCCCAAAGTTTTTACACTGGCAAAATTGCTCAAGCGATCGCTGCTGATATGGCCAAAAATGGTGGTTTAATTACACTTGCAGACTTAAAAGCTTATAAATCAATCTGGCGTACTCCCGTATGTGGTAACTTTCGCCAAGCTAAAATTTGCTCTATGCCGCCACCTTCATCAGGAGGTGTTCATCTATTGCAGATGTTAAATATTATTGGTGACACTGATTTGAAATCTTTAGGATGGCATCATCCTGATAGCTTACATTTAATGGTAGAAGCAATGAAAATTGCTTATGCTGATCGTTCGCAATATTTAGGCGATCCGGATTTTGTGAAAGTTCCCGTACAACAGCTAATCAGCCCAGCTTACGCCAAAAAACGCCGTCAAGAAATAAATATGCAAAAGGCTCAACCTGCAACTGAGGTTAAGCCAATAGATTTAAAAACCTTACAAAACTTCAGTCAAGCTGATACGCAGAAACGAAATACACGTCGTCATGAATCTACAGAAACCAGCCATCTTAACGTTGTAGATGAAGAACGTAACGCAGTCAGTCTCACGTTTACAGTCAACTTTGGTTTCGGTTCTGGAGTCGTGACACCGGGAACTGGTATTCTATTGAATGATGAGATGGATGATTTTGCAGCCGCACCAGGAGTACCAAATGTATTTGGCCTTGTGGGTAATGAAGCTAATGCAATCGCACCTCGCAAAACTCCCTTATCCAGCATGACTCCAACAATTATCACGGAGAATGGCCGCCTCCGCATGGTAGTAGGTACACCTGGCGGTAGCACTATCATCACTCAGGTACTGCAAATTATTCTGAATGTGCTGGCATACAATATGGATGTTGGTTCAGCCGTTTCTGTGCCACGCATACATCATCAATGGCTTCCCGATAATTTGCTAGTAGAACCTTGGGGTTTGGATGCTCTAACTCTGCAAGATTTACGCCGTCGCGGACACAAGATACAAGAAGCTGAACCTTGGGGTAATGCTAACGCGATCGCCGTTACAGCAGATGGAACCTTAGAAGGAGCAGCCGATCCTCGTGGTGATGGTTCTCCTAGAGGGTTTTGA